One part of the Pandoraea faecigallinarum genome encodes these proteins:
- a CDS encoding sterol desaturase family protein → MIQEAINFVDSGISAVQTLIYVDVVQPLLFHFNLMEYDDDIYDALYLVIIGVMQVGLTYVLLRPLEALRPVEQWQDRKQVRADVIYTWIAKLGILNLLFFVVLQPVFNELQSQMVIHGLPSIDLDGLYPGVTDRPIVSFLMYLTVLDFAGYWYHRWQHRFGVWWELHAVHHSQQQMSLWSDDRNHFLDDIVQAAFFAAIALFIGVQPAQYVVLVAVGNFLQSVQHVNARLPYGPVLERLIVSPTFHRRHHAIGYGHEGTRYGCNFGVLFPWWDMLFRTASWERTVEPTGIRDQLPAPAGRSRRYGTGVIAQQVRALGRIAKRLAPRRSSPRQPV, encoded by the coding sequence ATGATTCAGGAAGCCATCAATTTCGTCGATAGCGGCATTTCCGCCGTTCAGACCCTCATTTACGTCGATGTGGTGCAGCCCCTGCTGTTCCACTTCAACCTGATGGAATACGACGACGACATCTACGACGCTCTTTATCTGGTCATCATCGGCGTCATGCAGGTCGGGCTGACGTATGTACTGCTGCGTCCGCTCGAAGCGCTGCGCCCGGTCGAACAGTGGCAAGACCGCAAACAGGTGCGCGCCGACGTCATCTATACCTGGATCGCCAAGCTCGGCATTCTGAACCTGCTGTTCTTCGTGGTGCTGCAACCCGTATTCAACGAGTTGCAGAGCCAGATGGTGATCCACGGGCTGCCGAGTATCGATCTCGACGGGCTGTACCCCGGCGTGACCGACCGGCCCATCGTGTCGTTCCTGATGTACCTGACGGTGCTCGACTTCGCCGGCTACTGGTATCACCGCTGGCAGCATCGCTTCGGCGTCTGGTGGGAACTGCACGCCGTTCACCATAGCCAGCAGCAGATGTCGCTGTGGTCGGACGATCGGAACCACTTCCTCGACGACATCGTTCAGGCGGCATTTTTCGCCGCTATCGCCTTGTTCATCGGTGTGCAGCCGGCGCAGTACGTCGTGCTCGTGGCCGTGGGCAACTTCCTGCAAAGCGTGCAGCACGTCAATGCACGCCTGCCATACGGTCCGGTGCTCGAACGGCTGATCGTGAGTCCGACGTTCCATCGCCGCCATCACGCGATTGGCTACGGACACGAAGGCACCCGTTACGGCTGCAATTTCGGCGTGCTGTTCCCGTGGTGGGACATGCTGTTTCGCACGGCGTCGTGGGAGCGCACCGTCGAACCGACGGGTATTCGCGACCAGTTGCCGGCGCCCGCCGGCCGTTCGCGCCGCTACGGCACGGGCGTGATCGCACAGCAGGTCCGGGCGTTGGGCCGTATCGCCAAACGCCTTGCGCCTCGCCGTTCGTCCCCGCGCCAACCGGTCTGA
- a CDS encoding beta-propeller fold lactonase family protein codes for MVFSSKPFRPSRLSWLTSRARAVATFSLLASAPLALPVSSAHAGTVIVLDSGAAQLSLIDQATRKVVGTMPTGKEPHHLMITPDKRSLIVANSVSNSLMFLDPGTGKLQRQVTDIDDPYQLGFSPDRKWFVTAALRLDRVDLYHYDGENITVARRIPLARTPSHMTFSSDSKTVFVTLQDSGELAAIDLATQSVKWRMPVGKTPAGLWMTPGDKYLLVGMTGEDDVAVVDWRAQKVVKRIQTGRGAHNFRSLSDGRHIAVSNRVQSTISIIDYETLTKVADITGLMPGPDDMELSADRRYLWVTFRFARHVGVIDLPSRKLVDTIAVNRSPHGIYFADRAPVLSPNPD; via the coding sequence ATGGTGTTTTCTTCCAAGCCCTTCAGGCCATCCAGGCTTTCCTGGCTGACTAGCCGCGCCCGCGCCGTCGCGACGTTCTCCCTGCTGGCTTCCGCCCCCCTCGCGCTGCCCGTTTCGTCCGCCCATGCGGGCACGGTGATCGTGCTCGACTCCGGCGCGGCGCAGTTGTCTCTCATCGATCAGGCCACCCGGAAGGTCGTCGGCACCATGCCCACGGGCAAGGAGCCGCATCACCTGATGATCACGCCGGACAAGCGCTCGCTGATCGTCGCCAATTCGGTCTCGAACAGTCTGATGTTCCTCGACCCGGGCACCGGCAAGCTTCAGCGTCAGGTGACCGATATCGACGATCCGTATCAACTCGGCTTTTCGCCCGATCGCAAGTGGTTCGTCACGGCCGCGTTGCGTCTGGATCGCGTCGACCTCTATCACTATGACGGCGAAAACATCACGGTCGCCAGGCGTATCCCGCTCGCCAGGACACCGAGTCACATGACCTTCTCGTCCGACAGCAAGACAGTCTTCGTTACGTTGCAGGATTCGGGCGAACTGGCCGCCATCGATCTGGCGACCCAGTCGGTGAAATGGCGCATGCCGGTCGGCAAGACGCCCGCGGGCCTTTGGATGACACCGGGCGACAAGTATCTGCTCGTGGGCATGACCGGCGAGGACGACGTCGCCGTGGTGGACTGGCGCGCGCAGAAAGTTGTCAAGCGCATCCAGACCGGACGCGGTGCCCACAACTTCCGCTCGCTCTCCGACGGCCGCCACATTGCCGTGAGCAACCGGGTGCAGAGCACCATCAGCATCATCGACTACGAGACGCTGACCAAGGTGGCCGACATTACCGGCCTGATGCCGGGGCCGGACGATATGGAATTGTCCGCCGATAGACGCTATCTTTGGGTAACGTTCCGATTTGCACGCCACGTTGGCGTGATCGACCTGCCCTCACGCAAGCTGGTCGATACCATTGCCGTGAACCGGTCGCCGCATGGCATCTACTTTGCCGATCGCGCTCCGGTACTCTCGCCGAATCCGGACTGA
- a CDS encoding PadR family transcriptional regulator has translation MPLAHALMTSLLEKPSSGYDLARRFDKSIGFFWHATHQQIYRELARMESAGWIASTAAPDGGRTRKRVYRVRDAGRDELLAWAATRTDPSDLRDDLMVRLRADAAIGPLGLQPEMARRAALHAQKLAAYRAIEARDFPDGETAAPLTREAALQRHILRLGVRYEQEWLDWTREALQLLVQWDGPAQSDTPSP, from the coding sequence ATGCCGCTCGCCCACGCCCTGATGACCTCGCTGCTGGAAAAACCCTCGTCGGGCTACGACCTGGCGCGCCGCTTCGACAAGTCCATCGGCTTTTTCTGGCACGCCACGCACCAGCAGATTTACCGTGAACTGGCACGCATGGAATCGGCGGGATGGATCGCGTCGACGGCCGCGCCGGATGGCGGGCGCACCCGCAAGCGGGTCTACCGCGTGCGCGATGCCGGGCGCGACGAACTGCTCGCCTGGGCCGCGACACGCACCGATCCCTCCGATCTGCGCGACGATCTCATGGTCCGGTTACGGGCCGACGCCGCTATCGGGCCGCTCGGCCTGCAACCGGAAATGGCACGCCGGGCCGCCTTGCACGCCCAGAAACTTGCAGCGTACCGCGCCATTGAAGCCCGCGATTTTCCGGACGGCGAAACCGCTGCGCCGCTCACGCGAGAAGCCGCCCTCCAGCGTCATATCCTGCGGCTGGGCGTGCGTTACGAGCAGGAATGGCTCGACTGGACCCGTGAAGCCTTGCAACTGCTGGTGCAATGGGATGGTCCCGCCCAAAGCGACACGCCGTCGCCCTGA
- a CDS encoding NADPH-dependent 2,4-dienoyl-CoA reductase — MSGYPHLMQPLDLGFTTLRNRVLMGSMHIGLEEARNGFARMAEFYAERARGGVALMVTGGIAPNDAGRPYAGGAKLSTEEEADKHRALTRAVHAAGGKIAMQILHFGRYAYHPDLVAPSALQAPITPARPRELTSDEVDATIDDFVTCAALAQHAGYDGVEIMGSEGYLINEFIAARTNHRTDAWGGSFENRMRFPVEIVRRVRERVGREFIIIYRLSMLDLVEGGSTFDEVAGLARAIEAAGATLINTGIGWHEARIPTIATSVPRAAFAWVTGKLNGHVGIPLITTNRINMPEVAERILADGEADMVSMARPLLADPEFVNKAAAGRAETINTCIGCNQACLDHTFSGKITSCLVNPRACHETELRIETAGRRRRIAVVGAGPAGLAAATVAARRGHEVTLIEADAEIGGQFNMAKRIPGKEEFFETLRYFSHELAASGVHVRLNTRATVDSLVGGGYDDVVLATGVVPRTPAIEGIDHPKVLSYVDVLRAGAKVGKTVAIIGAGGIGFDVAEFLTQSGQSATLAPEKFYAQWGIDPSYAHAGGLLAPVPQTSPRKVYLMQRKTSKVGDGLGKTTGWIHRISLKHRGVEMIPGVTYRRIDDDGLHVTIDDVPHVLSVDNVVLCAGQESLRELADGVRAAGVRVHVIGGADVAAELDAKRAIKQGTELAVDL; from the coding sequence ATGAGCGGCTATCCCCACCTGATGCAGCCTCTGGATCTGGGCTTTACCACCTTGCGCAACCGTGTGCTGATGGGCTCGATGCACATTGGCCTGGAAGAAGCCCGCAACGGCTTTGCCCGCATGGCCGAGTTCTATGCCGAGCGCGCCCGCGGCGGCGTGGCGTTGATGGTGACGGGCGGCATCGCGCCGAACGACGCGGGACGTCCCTACGCCGGTGGCGCGAAGCTCAGCACCGAGGAGGAGGCCGACAAGCATCGCGCGCTCACCCGGGCAGTCCACGCCGCAGGCGGCAAGATCGCCATGCAGATCCTGCATTTCGGACGCTATGCCTACCATCCCGATCTCGTCGCGCCCAGCGCGTTGCAGGCGCCCATCACGCCGGCCCGGCCTCGCGAACTGACGAGCGACGAGGTGGACGCCACCATCGACGACTTCGTGACCTGCGCCGCGCTGGCGCAACACGCCGGTTACGACGGCGTTGAGATCATGGGCTCCGAAGGCTATCTCATCAACGAGTTCATCGCGGCCCGAACGAACCATCGCACCGACGCCTGGGGCGGCAGTTTCGAGAACCGCATGCGCTTTCCGGTCGAAATCGTTCGGCGCGTGCGTGAGCGTGTCGGGCGCGAATTCATCATCATTTACCGGCTGTCGATGCTCGATCTGGTCGAGGGCGGCTCGACGTTCGACGAAGTGGCCGGACTCGCGCGCGCCATCGAAGCCGCCGGCGCGACGCTGATCAATACCGGCATCGGCTGGCATGAAGCGCGTATTCCGACGATTGCCACCAGCGTGCCGCGCGCGGCATTCGCCTGGGTGACGGGCAAACTCAACGGACATGTCGGCATTCCCCTGATTACGACGAACCGCATCAACATGCCGGAAGTCGCCGAGCGGATTCTGGCCGATGGCGAGGCGGACATGGTGTCGATGGCGCGGCCGCTGCTGGCCGACCCCGAGTTCGTGAACAAGGCCGCGGCCGGTCGCGCCGAGACCATCAACACCTGTATCGGCTGCAATCAGGCGTGTCTCGATCACACGTTCAGCGGCAAGATTACGTCATGCCTGGTCAACCCTCGCGCATGCCACGAGACGGAACTGCGCATCGAGACGGCCGGACGCCGGCGTCGCATCGCGGTCGTGGGCGCGGGACCGGCCGGGCTTGCCGCTGCAACGGTCGCGGCCCGGCGCGGCCACGAAGTCACGCTTATCGAGGCGGACGCAGAGATCGGCGGCCAGTTCAACATGGCCAAGCGAATTCCTGGCAAGGAGGAGTTCTTCGAGACGTTGCGCTACTTCAGTCATGAACTGGCGGCAAGCGGTGTGCATGTCAGACTCAATACGCGCGCCACCGTGGACTCGCTTGTCGGCGGCGGCTACGACGACGTTGTGCTGGCGACCGGTGTCGTGCCGCGTACGCCCGCCATCGAGGGGATCGACCATCCGAAGGTGCTCAGTTACGTCGACGTGCTGCGCGCAGGTGCGAAGGTCGGCAAGACAGTCGCGATCATCGGGGCGGGCGGCATCGGTTTCGATGTCGCCGAGTTCCTGACGCAGTCCGGACAAAGCGCTACGCTCGCGCCGGAGAAGTTCTACGCGCAGTGGGGCATCGATCCGTCTTACGCACATGCCGGCGGTCTGCTCGCACCAGTGCCGCAGACGTCGCCGCGCAAGGTCTATCTGATGCAGCGCAAAACGTCGAAAGTGGGCGACGGACTGGGCAAGACCACGGGGTGGATTCATCGGATTTCACTCAAGCATCGCGGCGTCGAGATGATCCCGGGCGTGACGTATCGCCGTATCGACGATGATGGCCTGCATGTCACCATTGACGACGTGCCGCACGTCCTATCCGTTGATAACGTAGTTTTGTGCGCCGGGCAGGAGTCATTGCGGGAATTGGCTGATGGTGTGCGCGCGGCCGGCGTGCGCGTGCATGTCATCGGTGGGGCCGATGTGGCGGCGGAACTCGACGCAAAGCGGGCCATCAAGCAGGGAACGGAGCTGGCTGTCGACCTATGA
- a CDS encoding sensor domain-containing diguanylate cyclase encodes MKRKLLSAGSFTGRLRLQNLAVVSAVVILCSGLLVLAWGTYRQATDAELALEALRATLLAMEKASAERGPANAVLGADLPLPDASVTALRNAREATNARLQELLSALSSDRCGQCASSLRAVERARLDLAAASANVDLLVQRPREMRSDAAVRDAVDRMVRVIADFTPVASSRIDIVSRGAPGALHYVILARLAAELREYAGQLGSHFTAALTTRQTLTEADQRTIERTLGRIDQLRDMIASRVSEPPDLGPSTLGTLNAQYFGAGLHYVATVRTLAAQPRPPSITTAEFAAHYVPTMRAITDLRDAMLARAQHHVQAQRAKALRWLIGIGVSEVLLVLVTVVVLRDFRRTVVLPFEAATRFVDALAQGNLDATVPGEGLPLKRPQVSAVFDALRVLRLNAVELVQLRRERARLSGELELSADTDPLTGLMNWRAFERQAQALCAMVTPGHVTLIKFDIDNFTQINAAWGHGVGDDVLRRVGAVCQNTTQPGDVVARLGADAFVVLARVLDESRARQFAELLRGRIEATALKLPNGEVLPLTASFGIAIADLMTFDANGGPSGEPPNVSTLLSQAERQLHASRQARRHAID; translated from the coding sequence ATGAAGCGCAAGTTACTCTCGGCCGGTTCTTTCACCGGCCGTCTCCGGTTACAGAACCTCGCCGTTGTCTCCGCTGTCGTCATCCTTTGTAGCGGCCTGCTGGTCTTGGCCTGGGGAACTTACCGCCAGGCCACCGACGCCGAGCTTGCCCTCGAAGCGCTACGTGCCACCTTGCTGGCGATGGAGAAGGCGTCTGCCGAACGCGGGCCAGCGAATGCCGTGCTCGGTGCGGACCTCCCGCTCCCCGACGCGTCGGTTACCGCGTTGCGCAATGCCCGCGAGGCCACCAACGCGCGTCTCCAGGAATTGCTCTCGGCGCTCTCGTCGGACCGATGCGGTCAATGTGCGAGCAGCCTGCGCGCCGTGGAGCGGGCGCGGCTCGATCTGGCGGCCGCCAGTGCCAACGTCGACCTGCTGGTCCAGCGTCCGCGCGAGATGCGTAGCGACGCCGCCGTGCGCGACGCCGTCGATCGCATGGTGCGCGTGATCGCCGATTTCACGCCTGTTGCGTCGTCGCGTATCGACATCGTCTCGCGCGGCGCGCCTGGTGCACTGCATTACGTCATCCTCGCCCGTCTCGCTGCCGAGCTTCGCGAATACGCAGGACAACTCGGCTCGCACTTCACCGCCGCACTCACCACGCGCCAGACACTCACCGAAGCCGATCAGCGCACCATCGAGCGCACGCTCGGGCGCATCGACCAGTTGCGCGACATGATCGCCTCACGCGTGAGCGAACCGCCGGACCTCGGCCCCTCCACGCTCGGCACCCTCAATGCCCAGTACTTCGGCGCGGGTCTGCATTACGTGGCGACCGTTCGTACGTTGGCCGCCCAGCCGCGGCCGCCGTCGATCACGACCGCCGAATTCGCGGCGCACTACGTGCCGACGATGCGCGCGATCACCGATTTGCGCGATGCCATGCTCGCGCGCGCTCAACACCACGTCCAGGCGCAACGCGCGAAGGCATTGCGGTGGCTGATCGGCATCGGCGTGTCCGAGGTGTTGCTGGTGTTGGTGACCGTGGTCGTATTGCGCGACTTCCGCCGCACGGTGGTGTTGCCGTTCGAGGCTGCGACCCGCTTCGTCGATGCTCTCGCACAGGGCAATCTCGATGCCACGGTGCCCGGCGAAGGCCTGCCGTTGAAACGTCCGCAGGTAAGCGCCGTATTCGACGCCTTGCGCGTATTGCGGCTCAACGCCGTCGAACTGGTGCAGTTGCGACGCGAACGGGCGCGCCTGTCGGGCGAACTGGAACTGAGCGCGGATACCGATCCCCTGACCGGGCTCATGAACTGGCGCGCGTTCGAGCGTCAGGCGCAGGCGCTCTGTGCGATGGTGACGCCCGGGCATGTGACCCTCATCAAGTTCGACATCGACAACTTCACGCAGATCAACGCGGCGTGGGGGCACGGCGTGGGAGACGACGTGCTGCGTCGCGTCGGCGCGGTATGTCAGAACACGACGCAGCCCGGCGATGTGGTGGCTCGTCTGGGGGCAGACGCCTTCGTCGTGCTCGCCCGTGTGCTGGACGAATCGCGCGCCCGGCAATTCGCCGAATTGCTGCGCGGGCGCATCGAGGCCACGGCGCTGAAGCTGCCCAACGGCGAAGTGTTACCGCTCACGGCGAGCTTCGGTATTGCCATCGCCGATCTGATGACATTCGACGCCAATGGGGGACCGAGCGGCGAACCGCCGAACGTATCGACGTTGCTCAGTCAGGCGGAGCGCCAATTGCATGCCTCCCGGCAGGCGCGGCGTCACGCCATCGATTGA
- a CDS encoding CoA transferase, which yields MQYAVTGRALTGANLTISGQGALPCTFPYTDFATAAIATASLAVAGFATGATGDYGLDGRLAAAQVNVDRRLASFWFQTSLRAQGWSAPPMWDPIAGDYAAADGWIRLHTNAPHHRDAALAVLGLSGADTQRDAVARAVATCKADALESAIVAGGGCAAAMRTLAQWQAHPQGMAVASDPLLQWETFDAGGGRGAPAWKPLRERPLSGVRVLDLTRILAGPTATRFLAGFGAQVLRIDPPGWDEPGTVPEVVLGKRCARLDLKQVPGRTTLEALMREADIVVHGYRPDALTRLGLGAARRRELNPALIDISLDAYGWQGPWHARRGFDSLVQMSSGVADAGMRAANADRPVPLPGQGIDYATGYLMAAAAVHALALRQTQGIGSTVRASLARTAGLLVTHRTAPDAPPPLAAQTSADLSPRIEDTSWGPVRRIAVPMTIAGTPVDWALPAMALGTATPCWA from the coding sequence ATGCAATACGCCGTCACCGGCCGAGCGCTCACCGGCGCGAATCTCACGATCAGCGGCCAGGGCGCGTTGCCGTGCACTTTCCCGTACACCGACTTCGCTACGGCGGCGATCGCCACCGCGTCGCTGGCCGTGGCGGGATTCGCGACCGGCGCAACCGGCGACTACGGCCTGGACGGACGCCTTGCGGCGGCACAGGTCAATGTGGACCGGCGGTTGGCGTCGTTCTGGTTCCAGACATCGCTGCGCGCTCAGGGCTGGTCGGCGCCCCCGATGTGGGATCCCATCGCGGGCGACTACGCGGCGGCTGATGGATGGATTCGTTTGCACACCAATGCGCCACACCACCGTGACGCTGCGCTGGCCGTGCTCGGCTTATCTGGCGCGGACACACAACGAGACGCCGTGGCGCGCGCCGTCGCGACGTGCAAAGCCGATGCATTGGAGAGCGCCATCGTCGCCGGGGGCGGATGTGCGGCCGCAATGCGCACCCTGGCCCAATGGCAAGCGCACCCGCAAGGGATGGCCGTCGCAAGCGATCCGTTGCTGCAATGGGAAACCTTCGATGCGGGCGGTGGCCGCGGCGCCCCTGCGTGGAAGCCGCTGCGCGAACGGCCGTTAAGCGGCGTTCGGGTGCTCGACCTGACCCGCATTCTCGCGGGGCCGACTGCGACGCGCTTTCTCGCAGGGTTCGGCGCGCAGGTGCTGCGCATCGATCCGCCCGGCTGGGACGAGCCCGGCACGGTGCCCGAGGTCGTGCTCGGCAAGCGCTGCGCACGCCTCGATCTGAAGCAGGTACCGGGGCGAACGACGCTCGAAGCCCTGATGCGTGAGGCAGACATCGTCGTGCACGGCTATCGCCCCGACGCGTTGACGCGCCTAGGGCTCGGGGCCGCGCGTCGTCGCGAACTCAACCCGGCGCTCATCGACATTTCGCTCGACGCGTACGGCTGGCAAGGACCATGGCACGCGCGACGCGGTTTCGACAGTCTGGTACAGATGAGTTCGGGTGTCGCCGATGCCGGCATGCGCGCTGCCAACGCGGATCGCCCCGTACCGTTGCCCGGGCAAGGGATCGATTACGCGACGGGATATTTGATGGCGGCCGCGGCCGTCCATGCGCTCGCGCTGCGTCAGACGCAGGGAATCGGTTCCACGGTGCGCGCGTCACTCGCACGCACGGCGGGCTTGCTGGTGACGCATCGAACCGCGCCGGACGCCCCGCCGCCGCTGGCGGCGCAGACGTCTGCCGATCTGTCGCCGCGCATCGAAGACACGTCCTGGGGACCGGTGCGGCGCATCGCTGTACCCATGACGATTGCCGGCACGCCCGTCGACTGGGCTCTGCCCGCGATGGCGCTGGGCACCGCCACGCCGTGCTGGGCGTAA
- a CDS encoding citrate synthase family protein, translated as MSLMSVRAPNSGNYFTATQAAERLGVSLQTLYAYVSRGLLHAEPGRTHRERRYRVADVERLATQRTRGRKPKEVVKAALDWGMPVLESSITLIEDGRCYYRGRDALTMAQTATVEATAAWLWQCDEASAFASGTGEKGDAMRRLASEWPVMLLERYRGQRAENALLPTFTVVSDDASTAIWQRDPARVAQGSATLLRAMTACLLGTLPSDAPIHEQCAKAWGVNDAEGADLLRMALVLCADHELNASSFTARCVASTGASLRAAIIAGLSALTGGRHGGTTARNEAMWDELGDTDVANRMRERLARGEKLPGFGHHLYPAGDVRASAMLARLLPEHPAWQTMVDAAYALVGLRPSLDFALVAVRRHLGLPVGAAFGLFALGRSIGWIAHAREQRESTQLIRPRAAYVGVRPDAPRD; from the coding sequence ATGTCCCTCATGTCCGTTCGCGCCCCGAACTCCGGGAATTACTTCACCGCAACGCAAGCGGCCGAGCGCCTGGGCGTCTCGCTCCAGACCCTGTATGCCTACGTGAGCCGAGGATTGCTGCATGCCGAACCGGGCAGAACGCATCGCGAGCGTCGTTACCGGGTGGCGGACGTCGAGCGCCTCGCCACGCAGCGCACGCGCGGCCGAAAGCCGAAGGAAGTGGTCAAGGCCGCGCTCGATTGGGGAATGCCGGTGCTGGAATCTTCCATCACGTTGATCGAGGATGGACGATGCTACTACCGGGGACGCGACGCACTGACGATGGCGCAAACGGCGACGGTCGAAGCGACAGCGGCGTGGCTTTGGCAGTGCGACGAAGCATCGGCCTTTGCGTCCGGCACGGGCGAGAAGGGTGACGCGATGCGACGGCTCGCGTCCGAGTGGCCGGTGATGCTGCTCGAACGCTATCGTGGTCAGCGTGCCGAAAACGCGTTGCTGCCCACGTTCACCGTGGTAAGCGACGACGCCTCCACGGCGATCTGGCAGCGCGATCCGGCACGTGTCGCGCAGGGCAGCGCAACGTTGCTGCGCGCGATGACGGCCTGTTTGCTGGGCACGCTTCCAAGCGATGCGCCGATCCATGAACAATGCGCGAAAGCCTGGGGGGTGAACGATGCCGAGGGCGCCGATTTGCTTCGCATGGCCCTGGTGCTTTGTGCGGATCACGAACTGAATGCGTCGAGTTTCACGGCGCGTTGCGTCGCATCGACGGGGGCGAGCCTGCGGGCGGCGATCATTGCGGGGTTATCCGCGCTGACGGGCGGGCGCCATGGCGGCACAACCGCGCGCAACGAAGCGATGTGGGACGAGCTCGGCGACACGGACGTGGCAAACCGCATGCGCGAGCGCCTCGCGCGTGGGGAGAAGCTTCCCGGCTTCGGCCATCATCTCTACCCGGCGGGAGACGTGCGGGCCAGCGCGATGCTCGCCCGCCTGCTGCCCGAGCATCCCGCGTGGCAGACGATGGTCGATGCGGCATATGCACTGGTCGGGCTGCGTCCGTCACTCGACTTCGCGCTGGTCGCGGTGCGGCGTCACCTCGGACTGCCGGTCGGCGCGGCCTTTGGTCTCTTTGCGCTTGGCCGCTCCATTGGGTGGATCGCCCACGCGCGGGAGCAGCGCGAAAGCACGCAATTGATTCGACCCCGCGCCGCGTACGTCGGCGTGCGACCGGACGCACCGCGAGACTAG
- a CDS encoding PepSY-associated TM helix domain-containing protein codes for MQIPYTQTPQTREAQPAPAAGQYRTLWRWHFYAGLFVMPWLMVLAVTGTIYVFQPQIESWLYRDRLAVVASDAPRISQQALMERAAATLPAEARISSVEVNRDPARSAEFVFRLPGGERESVYVNPYTGAVLGTLSVEHRLMAQVRALHRSLMLGKAGELLMELAGCWTLVMLVTGLALWWPRAGTAWANALRPRLQLRGRALLRNLHGVAGLWLAAGGLAFVLSGLPWSGSWGAQFKVLTSKIGMGSPPGVWGEAPVRSQLPAAPAAPAKPATPMKMDDLPIAQIPWAVGNTTVPRSVPQAVDRANGPAMDGMTHPPRGAHGSGEAHAEQVEHAGHAGHETMGSEGISPAGLRAQGALPVDDVMAIASRMGVESGYSLVVPKRPDGVYTVSYFPADPKAQRTIHIDQYSGKVLRDIDYNAYGAIAQAVSYGTALHMGRYFGVVNQWLCALISMGLFAMAVTGFVMWWMRRPARSLGAPSRPHARPPMRGWALGMIALGCIFPLMGATMALVWAGDRAVFGRRAKP; via the coding sequence ATGCAGATCCCCTACACACAGACGCCTCAGACCCGTGAGGCGCAGCCGGCGCCGGCCGCCGGCCAGTACCGGACGCTCTGGCGCTGGCACTTCTACGCCGGTCTGTTCGTCATGCCGTGGCTCATGGTGCTCGCCGTCACGGGCACGATCTACGTGTTTCAACCGCAAATCGAATCGTGGCTGTATCGCGACCGGTTGGCCGTCGTGGCCTCCGATGCGCCGCGCATCAGCCAGCAGGCGCTGATGGAGCGCGCGGCGGCAACGCTGCCCGCCGAGGCCCGGATCAGCTCCGTCGAAGTCAATCGCGATCCGGCGCGCAGTGCGGAATTCGTCTTTCGGTTGCCCGGCGGTGAGCGGGAAAGCGTCTACGTGAATCCCTATACGGGGGCGGTGCTGGGCACACTTAGCGTCGAGCACCGCCTCATGGCGCAAGTCCGTGCCCTCCATCGCTCGCTCATGCTGGGCAAGGCCGGCGAACTGCTCATGGAGCTTGCAGGATGCTGGACGCTCGTCATGCTGGTCACCGGTCTCGCCCTGTGGTGGCCACGTGCGGGCACGGCATGGGCCAACGCCCTGCGCCCGCGTCTGCAATTGCGCGGGCGTGCGCTGCTGCGCAACCTGCATGGGGTCGCGGGACTGTGGCTTGCCGCGGGCGGGTTGGCGTTCGTGCTGTCGGGGCTGCCGTGGTCCGGGTCGTGGGGCGCGCAGTTCAAGGTGCTGACGTCGAAGATCGGCATGGGATCGCCGCCCGGCGTCTGGGGCGAAGCGCCCGTGCGCTCGCAATTGCCCGCCGCGCCCGCCGCGCCTGCCAAGCCCGCCACGCCCATGAAAATGGACGATCTTCCCATCGCGCAAATCCCGTGGGCGGTCGGCAATACGACCGTGCCCCGATCAGTGCCTCAGGCCGTGGACAGGGCGAACGGACCCGCGATGGACGGAATGACGCACCCGCCGCGTGGGGCGCACGGGAGCGGCGAGGCGCACGCGGAACAGGTTGAACATGCGGGACATGCCGGACACGAAACGATGGGCAGCGAGGGAATCTCCCCTGCCGGCTTGCGTGCGCAAGGCGCGTTGCCGGTCGACGACGTGATGGCGATTGCCTCGCGCATGGGCGTCGAGAGCGGCTACAGCCTCGTGGTGCCCAAGCGGCCCGACGGCGTCTATACCGTCTCGTACTTCCCGGCCGACCCGAAAGCCCAACGCACGATTCACATCGATCAGTACAGCGGCAAAGTGCTGCGCGATATCGACTACAACGCCTACGGGGCCATCGCGCAAGCCGTGTCCTACGGGACTGCGCTGCACATGGGGCGCTACTTCGGTGTCGTCAATCAATGGCTGTGCGCCTTGATTTCGATGGGATTGTTCGCGATGGCAGTCACCGGCTTCGTCATGTGGTGGATGCGCCGCCCGGCCCGCTCGCTGGGCGCGCCGTCACGCCCGCACGCGCGGCCGCCCATGCGCGGGTGGGCCCTCGGCATGATCGCGCTGGGTTGTATCTTCCCCCTGATGGGCGCCACGATGGCGCTGGTGTGGGCGGGTGATCGCGCCGTGTTCGGGCGTCGCGCGAAACCATGA